A stretch of the Hypnocyclicus thermotrophus genome encodes the following:
- a CDS encoding FecR family protein, protein MKKTILMIFYIMIFNIIFSASELDSLLQDDTEKFKDLLTEDTINEVPKKAFVSKLNGQAFLKLDNDDSWYQLVENAEIEEKMTILTTEKTTLSLKMEDGSFVNIGEKTKVYIESLKGRPQTEEITETGLNLLWGKIYSNVKKKVETGAKYEVKTGSVVAGVRGTKFTVSAAKNGRSDITVFSGIVSVKKIGSDLEILVNKNQKVKVDRKGSIGEIEQHQETPPEEEINPEETIAIVAEKIEEVKETKEESEEIKTLKEKAIEKKETIKEKSKEVVSEVKDGVKEETVNTNPEVISLKNNLTMIDNFVNQTVDQANAVEIIKKIQEIEEDKTNKLIIQIK, encoded by the coding sequence ATGAAAAAGACAATTTTAATGATATTTTATATAATGATTTTTAATATTATATTTAGTGCCTCTGAATTAGATTCTCTACTTCAAGATGATACAGAAAAATTCAAAGACTTATTAACTGAAGATACTATAAATGAAGTACCTAAAAAAGCTTTTGTATCAAAATTAAATGGGCAAGCATTTTTAAAACTGGATAATGATGATAGTTGGTATCAACTAGTTGAAAATGCAGAAATAGAAGAAAAAATGACTATTTTAACTACAGAAAAAACAACACTTTCACTTAAAATGGAAGATGGAAGCTTTGTAAATATAGGAGAAAAAACAAAAGTTTATATAGAGTCACTAAAAGGAAGACCACAAACAGAAGAAATAACAGAAACAGGGTTAAATCTATTATGGGGGAAAATATATTCAAATGTAAAGAAAAAAGTAGAAACAGGTGCAAAATACGAAGTAAAAACAGGAAGTGTAGTTGCCGGTGTTAGAGGAACAAAATTTACAGTATCGGCGGCTAAAAATGGTCGTTCTGATATTACAGTTTTTTCAGGAATTGTAAGTGTAAAAAAGATAGGTAGTGATTTAGAAATACTTGTAAACAAAAATCAAAAGGTAAAAGTAGATAGAAAAGGTAGTATAGGAGAAATAGAGCAACATCAAGAAACACCACCAGAAGAAGAAATAAACCCAGAAGAAACTATAGCAATTGTTGCTGAAAAAATAGAAGAAGTAAAAGAAACAAAAGAAGAATCTGAAGAAATAAAAACTCTAAAAGAAAAAGCAATAGAAAAAAAAGAGACTATAAAAGAAAAATCAAAAGAAGTAGTTTCAGAAGTAAAAGATGGGGTAAAAGAGGAAACAGTTAATACAAACCCAGAAGTAATATCATTAAAAAACAATTTAACTATGATTGATAATTTTGTTAATCAAACTGTAGATCAAGCAAATGCAGTAGAAATAATTAAGAAAATACAAGAAATAGAAGAAGATAAAACAAATAAATTAATAATACAGATTAAGTAA